The following DNA comes from Marispirochaeta aestuarii.
GGTCAAGGAGATTGGCGTACTTTGCGAGACCTGACGCCCCATCCTTCTCTCCGCTTTTAGAGGTTCTCCGGCCTTTCCCCTCGAGCTCGAGGTCCTGGTACTGTCCAAGGCTGGAATAAACCGGAAATTCCCTGGCAAGATCGACCCCCAGCAGTTTTCTGGCATCCTGACGACAACGCCAGCAGAAGCGTCCCAGGTAATGGTTGAAAATCCCGGCCTTTTCACTCTCCGCCGGCTGGCGTTCAAGGGTCTGGTCAATCCAGCCGTCCTCAAGAAAGAGTCTCCGGATAAGATCATCAATCTCCGTAACCAGGTGAAGGTTCTCATGAACCATTGTTTCGAGGGCCTTGCTCAGAAACTGGAAAATATAGAAATTGAGGGGTTCATCCTTTTTAAAGAGGGAGATCAGAATCTCATCGGGTTTCTGGACCAGCCGCTTCAGAAAAATGAGCTGCTGATAATCGATCATGTTCTCCACAACCCGGGCGTCCTGTTCCTCGTACAGACCCATAGCCTGCTGCAGACGGCCAAGAAAGAGATTATGGTCCCAGGGATCAGGCGCCTGAAGCCCCTCGGCGGCATTTATCCTCTTCCGGAGACAGGCGGCATATTCCGCCAGATCTGCATTCTCCCTAGTGCAGGGGAGTTCTGCCGGACCGCTGTCCTCCGGAAAATCCCCGGCCAGGGCCAGGGTATCGGCTATGGAGGCAAATTTGTGCCAGAGATACTTATAATTTTTATGCAGAAAGACCGCCGATTCTATGCGCTGGGCGAGGGCACGCAGCACCTGCAGATTCAGCGAGATTCTGGACTGGAGAAGATGGATGATTTTTTCGTGTTTAACCGGAATAATGGTGACAATACAGTCGGTAACAGCCCGAATGGAGGTCTCATAGGGACCTTCTTCCCTGATGCCGAGGATACCGAATATGGACTCCCCCTTGATCAGTCCCACCCGAATACTGCTGTCTATAAGCTCCTCAGGGTCCGGGGGCAGGTCCCCTCCACTGCGGGAACAGGAGAGGACCTCCGCCAGACCCGAGTGAAGCATGCTCATGGCCTTGGCGGTTTCTCCCTGAAGTATCAGGATCGTCCCCGCCGCAACCTTTTTCCGTTTTATCTCTTCGCTTAAGTCAAGTCGCTCCATATACAGCCTATGGTAGTAGGCCTTGGAAACAAATACAATAGCCGGAATGCCGCCTACTTATTGAAGAGGTGACAGGCAACCTGGTGGCCCGGGGCTGCTTCGGTAATCTCCGGGTATTTCTCCTCGCAGATCGGCATCTTGTAGGGACAGCGGGGATGAAAGTGGCAGCCCGAGGGTGGATTTATCGGAGAAGGCACATCCCCCATGACTACCCGTTTTTTCTGATCCCTTTTGGCTGGATCATTTACCGGATAGGCGGCAAAAAGAGTCTTGGTGTAGGGATGCAGGGGATTGGCCATCAGCTCCACCTTATCCGCCAGTTCAACGATTTTCCCCAGGTACATAACCATGATCCGGGTGGAGATAAACTCAACCACCGAAAGGTCATGGGAGATGAACATATAGGTAAGCTTGTGTTTCTGCTGCAGGTCCAGAAGAAGGTTCAGTATCTGGGCCTGGACGGAAACATCCAGAGCACTGACCGCTTCGTCGCAGACAATGAACTCCGGATTCAGGGCAAGGGCCCGGGCTATACCGATACGCTGACGCTGCCCGCCGGAAAACTGATGGGGAAAGCGACGCTGATGCCTGGGGTTAAGCCCCACCTCCTGCATCAGGCTCTCCACCCTTTCCTGGATCTCCGCATCGCTTCCTGTTTTATGAATTTTATAGGGCTGTTTCAGCAGGGAGATTACCTTTTTTCGGGGATTCAGGGAGGATGAGGGGTCCTGAAAGATCATCTGCATCTTCTTCCGGTACTGCTTCATCTCCTTATGGTGAAGGGAGAATATATCCGTTCCCCGGTACAGGACATCCCCCGCGGCCTTCTCTTCAAGACGAAGAATAGTCCGGCCCAGGGTCGACTTGCCGCAGCCCGACTCTCCCACGACTCCCAGAACATCACCTTCGCTGATGGTCAGACTGACATCGTTTACAGCACGCAGAAGGGCCTTTTCCTGGTGCTGGCTTTTAACTTCAAAAACAGTATGCAGCCTGTCAGCATTAAGTACTGTATCGCCGCTCATTCTTTGCTCTCCTTGACTGCAGAAAGATTGTGACACCAGGCTGAGTGATCCTCAGAAAGCCTGGTCTCGTCGGGGAACTCTTTGCCGCAGATTTCCGTGGCATAACGGCAGCGGTTCATGAAGGGACAGCCTTCACCGATGCTCAGAAGATCCGGAACCGTCCCGGGGATCGCCTCCAGTCGTACAGCACCGCGGTACTTTTCGTTGGAGGGAAGGGAGTTCATAAGTCCCAGGGTATAGGGGTGGCTGGGCTCCCGGAAAAGGGAGAATACGTCTCCTTCCTCGACCTTGCGCCCGGCGTACATTACCACCACATGGTCCGCGGTCTCGGCGACGACACCCATATCGTGGGTTATCAGCAGCAGGGACATGCCGATACGCTGCTGCAGGGAGACCATAAGATCCAGTATCTGGGCCTGAATGGTGACATCCAGGGCCGTTGTAGGCTCATCGGCAATCATCAGACCAGGATCGGGACTGGCAAGGGCCATGGCAATCATCGCCCGCTGCCGCATGCCCCCGGAAAGCTGGTGAGGATAGCTCTCGGCCCGTTTCGCGGGGCTGGGAATCTTTACCAGGTTCAGGAGCTCAACCGCCCGCTCCCAGGCCTCCGCTTTACTCAAGGCATGGTGGGTCAGGAAGACATCCGCGATCTGTTTTCCCACGGAGAATACAGGGTTCAGGGAGGTCATGGGCTCCTGAAAAATCATGGAGATCTTCTCTCCCCTGATTTTCTGCATCTCCTTCTCACTCTTTTTCAGAAGGTCCTCGCCCTTGAACCAGATCTCACCGGAGACAATCTTTCCGGGAGGCACGGGCAGTAACTGATTGATGGAATGGGCGGTAACCGATTTACCGCATCCCGACTCTCCCACCAGTGCGAGGGTCTTGCCATTGGGAATGGAAAAGGAGAGGTTTCTGACAGCCTTCACGACACCCCGCTGGGTATAGAAGTTGACCGAAAGACCTTTGACATCGATCATGGTGTCGGCGCTGTTCTGCTTGTCCGTTTTCTGTTTTTCTGTAGTCTGCATAATTTGTCCGTGTATTAATCCCTGAGTTTGGGATCGAGTATGTCCCGCAGACCGTCGCCGAAGAGGTTGAAACCCAGTACCGCGAAAAGGGTTGCAAGACCGGGAAACGTGACGATCCACCAGGCGTTGGTTATGAACTCCCGGGAACTGGCAATCATGAGGCCCCATTCCGGGGTGGGAGGCTGAGCACCAAGACCGAGAAAAGAGAGGGCCGCTGAGCTCAGGATTGCCTCGCCTACCCCCAGGGTGGCCTGTACCGAAACCGGAGCCAG
Coding sequences within:
- a CDS encoding ABC transporter ATP-binding protein, with the protein product MSGDTVLNADRLHTVFEVKSQHQEKALLRAVNDVSLTISEGDVLGVVGESGCGKSTLGRTILRLEEKAAGDVLYRGTDIFSLHHKEMKQYRKKMQMIFQDPSSSLNPRKKVISLLKQPYKIHKTGSDAEIQERVESLMQEVGLNPRHQRRFPHQFSGGQRQRIGIARALALNPEFIVCDEAVSALDVSVQAQILNLLLDLQQKHKLTYMFISHDLSVVEFISTRIMVMYLGKIVELADKVELMANPLHPYTKTLFAAYPVNDPAKRDQKKRVVMGDVPSPINPPSGCHFHPRCPYKMPICEEKYPEITEAAPGHQVACHLFNK
- a CDS encoding ABC transporter ATP-binding protein; its protein translation is MQTTEKQKTDKQNSADTMIDVKGLSVNFYTQRGVVKAVRNLSFSIPNGKTLALVGESGCGKSVTAHSINQLLPVPPGKIVSGEIWFKGEDLLKKSEKEMQKIRGEKISMIFQEPMTSLNPVFSVGKQIADVFLTHHALSKAEAWERAVELLNLVKIPSPAKRAESYPHQLSGGMRQRAMIAMALASPDPGLMIADEPTTALDVTIQAQILDLMVSLQQRIGMSLLLITHDMGVVAETADHVVVMYAGRKVEEGDVFSLFREPSHPYTLGLMNSLPSNEKYRGAVRLEAIPGTVPDLLSIGEGCPFMNRCRYATEICGKEFPDETRLSEDHSAWCHNLSAVKESKE